A genomic segment from Leptolyngbya boryana PCC 6306 encodes:
- a CDS encoding IS1 family transposase (programmed frameshift), with product MVLEPVQCPDCQSVDVVKHGRSAAGKQRYCCRNLECSRRSFILNFSYRGRLPEVKAQISDMAINGSGIRDTARVLKISPTTVIETPEKKSSQLEQVNISLLEQHQPDNTAVMVVRVEAAEMDEMWSFVESKQHQRWLWHAIDHQTGKVLAYVLATHEDSALKQLQQLLAPFSIQRFYTDSWGAYLRLLDEQHHTVGKANTQRIERKHLTLRTRIKRLARKTICFSKTEKMHDTVIGLFINRHEFGRAV from the exons ATGGTCCTAGAACCTGTTCAATGTCCCGATTGCCAGAGTGTGGATGTCGTTAAGCATGGTCGCAGTGCTGCTGGAAAACAACGGTATTGTTGCCGTAACTTAGAGTGTTCGAGACGATCATTTATCTTGAACTTTAGCTATCGAGGACGACTGCCTGAAGTCAAAGCGCAAATCAGCGACATGGCAATCAACGGCAGTGGTATTCGTGATACCGCCAGAGTGTTGAAGATTAGCCCAACGACTGTGATTGAAACGC CTGAAAAAAAGTCAAGTCAACTTGAACAAGTAAACATAAGTCTGCTCGAACAGCACCAACCGGATAACACTGCAGTCATGGTCGTCAGAGTCGAGGCGGCGGAGATGGACGAGATGTGGAGTTTTGTCGAGTCAAAGCAGCATCAACGATGGTTGTGGCACGCGATTGACCATCAAACTGGAAAAGTCCTTGCCTATGTGCTAGCCACCCATGAAGACTCAGCTCTTAAGCAACTTCAGCAACTGTTAGCTCCTTTTTCGATTCAACGGTTTTACACCGATAGTTGGGGAGCTTACTTGCGATTGCTAGATGAGCAGCACCATACGGTTGGCAAAGCCAACACACAGCGCATTGAGCGGAAACATCTAACTTTGAGAACTCGGATCAAGCGGCTTGCCAGAAAGACGATCTGTTTTTCCAAGACTGAGAAGATGCATGATACTGTGATTGGATTATTCATCAATCGTCATGAGTTCGGGCGAGCAGTATAA
- a CDS encoding chemotaxis protein CheB, producing the protein MAPALVAIGTSLGGLSALRTMLKGVPGCFTVPIAIVQHRDQGSTDMLSRILQQESALTILEVEDKEPIRPGFVYLAPPNYHLLAEPEYFSLSIDPPVAFARPSIDVLFESAAKVYAQSVIGIILTGANQDGSEGLAQIKAQGGTTIVQDPRTAECPIMPEAAIAKSAVDYVLPLHQIPSMLVTLCS; encoded by the coding sequence ATGGCACCTGCTTTGGTGGCGATAGGTACTTCTCTAGGGGGATTATCCGCGCTGCGGACTATGTTAAAAGGGGTACCAGGATGTTTCACAGTGCCGATCGCCATCGTACAGCATCGGGATCAAGGATCGACAGACATGCTCAGCCGGATTTTACAGCAGGAAAGCGCGTTGACCATTTTGGAAGTGGAGGACAAAGAGCCGATTCGCCCTGGATTCGTTTACCTAGCTCCGCCGAATTACCATCTTCTTGCTGAACCTGAGTATTTTTCGCTTTCAATTGATCCCCCCGTTGCTTTTGCAAGACCTTCGATCGATGTCTTGTTCGAGTCCGCAGCAAAGGTTTACGCTCAGTCGGTCATCGGGATCATCTTGACGGGTGCAAATCAAGATGGTTCAGAAGGTCTGGCTCAGATTAAAGCGCAAGGCGGCACGACCATCGTGCAAGATCCTCGTACTGCTGAATGCCCGATTATGCCGGAAGCCGCAATTGCTAAAAGCGCTGTTGATTATGTTCTCCCGTTGCATCAGATTCCATCTATGCTGGTTACTCTCTGCTCCTAA
- a CDS encoding aldo/keto reductase has translation MDDRRFGKTGLAYSVFSLGTMRCLSSASVMEATVQKAIELGINHIETARGYGKSEEFLGAALQGARSRVFLTTKLPPSLDADQTDRWIDESLERLQVDFVDSLAIHGLNTWEHLEWVKADNGCMKAVRDAIADGRVRHVGFSTHGSLDVILAAIATDFFEFVNLHYSFFFQRNAPAIELAAQKDLGIFIISPADKAGMLHTPPQKLTQLCAPMSPLEMNYRFLLSDRRITTLSVGAANPNELNLDYRTGALSAEEQQVFERLREIRAPEQCSQCYECLPCPEGINIPEVLRLRNLATAYDMQQFGEYRYRMFENAGHWFPGNKGNRCTDCGDCLPKCPEKLEIPRLLRETHDRLNGKAGRRLWQE, from the coding sequence GTGGACGATCGGCGATTCGGTAAAACTGGGCTTGCGTATTCGGTATTTTCGTTAGGAACAATGCGCTGTCTCTCTTCTGCGTCGGTGATGGAAGCAACCGTGCAAAAAGCGATCGAGCTTGGCATTAACCATATTGAAACTGCACGAGGCTATGGGAAAAGTGAAGAGTTTTTGGGAGCCGCATTGCAAGGTGCGCGCTCCCGCGTTTTTTTGACCACAAAGTTACCACCGAGTTTGGATGCTGATCAAACCGATCGCTGGATTGATGAGTCTTTAGAACGGCTGCAAGTTGATTTTGTCGATAGTTTAGCCATTCATGGGCTGAATACTTGGGAGCATTTGGAATGGGTGAAGGCAGACAATGGCTGCATGAAAGCCGTTCGAGATGCGATCGCTGACGGCAGAGTACGGCATGTCGGATTCTCGACGCATGGCAGTTTAGATGTGATTTTGGCAGCGATCGCGACGGATTTCTTTGAGTTTGTGAATTTGCATTACTCGTTCTTTTTTCAACGAAATGCACCTGCGATCGAGCTTGCTGCTCAAAAAGATTTAGGGATTTTTATCATTTCGCCTGCTGACAAAGCGGGCATGTTACACACACCGCCGCAGAAGTTGACTCAGTTGTGTGCGCCGATGTCACCGCTAGAGATGAACTATCGATTTTTGTTGAGCGATCGACGAATTACGACGTTAAGTGTGGGTGCTGCAAATCCGAATGAATTGAATTTAGACTATCGAACTGGAGCATTGAGTGCAGAAGAACAGCAAGTCTTTGAACGATTGCGCGAAATTCGCGCGCCGGAACAGTGCAGCCAGTGTTATGAATGTTTGCCTTGTCCAGAGGGCATCAATATTCCGGAAGTGCTGCGACTGAGAAATTTAGCAACGGCTTATGACATGCAGCAGTTTGGAGAGTACCGCTATCGGATGTTTGAGAATGCGGGGCATTGGTTTCCAGGGAATAAAGGCAATCGCTGTACAGATTGCGGAGACTGTCTGCCCAAATGCCCAGAGAAGTTAGAGATTCCGAGATTGTTGAGAGAGACACACGATCGCTTAAATGGAAAAGCTGGACGGCGATTGTGGCAGGAATAA
- a CDS encoding HPP family protein, with the protein MYAFGTAPWVMALAVATAIKLMQLTKTLHPPGGAVALVGVMSEASWDFLLTPVLTGSIVILLCTIAFNNLVPGRPYPKHWL; encoded by the coding sequence GTGTATGCCTTCGGCACAGCGCCTTGGGTGATGGCACTTGCCGTTGCAACTGCAATTAAACTGATGCAGTTAACAAAAACGCTGCATCCTCCGGGAGGTGCTGTGGCGCTAGTTGGTGTGATGAGCGAGGCTTCATGGGATTTTTTGTTGACTCCCGTACTGACAGGCTCGATTGTCATTTTGCTCTGTACGATCGCATTCAATAATCTAGTTCCCGGAAGACCCTATCCTAAACACTGGCTTTGA
- a CDS encoding bifunctional nuclease family protein has product MIEMKVAGIALEASTRSPIILLKDATDRRALPIYIGQDQAKAIISVLEGQTHPRPLTHDLMVNFLEAWEIEVEKVIIHSLQDNTFYAILVTKQGETRREIDSRPSDAIAIALRTNSPIWVMEEVVADASIPVDRDADEAERRAFREFISNLSPDELIQRGRFSSGEAQ; this is encoded by the coding sequence ATGATTGAAATGAAGGTTGCAGGCATTGCACTAGAAGCATCCACTCGAAGTCCGATCATTTTGTTAAAAGATGCAACCGATCGACGAGCGCTGCCAATCTATATTGGTCAAGACCAAGCAAAAGCAATTATTAGCGTTCTTGAAGGTCAGACCCATCCTCGTCCTCTGACTCACGACTTAATGGTCAATTTCTTAGAAGCCTGGGAAATAGAGGTCGAGAAAGTCATTATTCACTCATTGCAAGATAATACATTCTACGCGATTTTAGTGACGAAGCAGGGCGAAACCCGGCGCGAGATTGATTCTCGCCCCAGTGATGCGATCGCAATCGCTCTGAGAACGAATAGCCCAATTTGGGTGATGGAAGAAGTCGTGGCAGATGCCTCGATTCCAGTCGATCGAGACGCAGACGAAGCAGAACGTCGCGCCTTTAGAGAATTTATCTCGAATCTCAGCCCGGATGAATTGATCCAACGAGGACGGTTTAGTAGTGGAGAAGCGCAGTAG
- a CDS encoding sensor histidine kinase yields the protein MSLNKPVNILLVDDQPENLLALEAVLGKLGENLIQASSGEEALRCLLNQDFAVILLDVQMPGIDGFETASLIRSRARSQHTPIIFLTAFDSSDHGIFRGYSLGAVDYLIKPINSDILVSKVAVFVDLFKKTAAVKLQAAQLKAVNAELRRSEEQFRSLSASSPSGIFVIDPTGQCTYTNPRYDAICGRLAENWCECVHLEDRDRAISQWQVYLEQGGEFSEEFRLHTQDTRALWVQVRSCPMFSQTGEPQGYVGTIEDITERKEAEATRAQVMREQLARQEAEVANRMKDEFLAVLSHELRTPLNSMLGWVRLLRSKQYDQKMIDRALETIERNAETQAQLVEDILDVSKIIRGKLRLNYRAVHPIAVIQAAIDAVRPQIEAKSILLETEFEPDLPSLWGDSTRLQQIIWNLLTNAVKFTPSEGQITIRLTLDDANMAKIAVMDTGMGIESEFLPHVFDRFRQADSTTTRSHNGLGLGLAIVRHLVEMHGGTIAADSPGAGLGATFTVRLPLLNSSELQDKLPGDSLMSVDTAQKVIW from the coding sequence ATGTCGTTGAACAAACCCGTTAACATTCTTCTTGTCGATGACCAACCTGAAAACTTGCTGGCATTGGAAGCGGTCTTAGGCAAGCTCGGGGAGAATCTGATACAGGCATCCTCTGGAGAAGAAGCGCTGCGATGTCTGCTGAATCAAGATTTTGCGGTGATTCTGCTCGATGTCCAGATGCCCGGGATCGATGGGTTTGAAACGGCAAGTTTGATTCGATCGAGAGCGAGATCGCAGCATACGCCAATTATCTTTCTGACGGCTTTTGATTCGAGTGATCACGGGATTTTTCGAGGCTATTCACTCGGTGCAGTGGACTATTTGATCAAGCCGATTAATTCCGACATTTTGGTTTCTAAAGTTGCAGTATTCGTCGATTTATTTAAGAAAACGGCAGCGGTTAAGCTACAAGCAGCGCAGCTTAAGGCAGTCAATGCTGAATTGCGGCGGAGTGAAGAACAGTTTCGCTCTCTATCAGCATCCTCGCCATCTGGAATTTTTGTGATTGATCCGACGGGACAATGTACCTATACCAATCCCCGCTACGACGCGATTTGTGGCAGGTTGGCTGAGAATTGGTGTGAGTGTGTTCACTTAGAGGATCGCGATCGCGCGATTTCTCAGTGGCAGGTCTATCTCGAACAGGGCGGAGAATTTTCCGAAGAATTTCGCCTACACACTCAAGATACGCGCGCGTTGTGGGTACAAGTGCGATCGTGTCCGATGTTTTCCCAAACTGGTGAACCTCAAGGGTATGTTGGCACAATCGAGGACATTACAGAGCGCAAAGAAGCGGAAGCCACCCGTGCTCAAGTCATGCGCGAACAGCTCGCGCGCCAAGAAGCAGAAGTCGCCAATCGCATGAAAGATGAGTTTTTGGCGGTGCTTTCTCATGAGTTGAGAACGCCGCTCAATTCGATGTTGGGCTGGGTACGGTTACTGCGATCGAAACAGTACGACCAGAAAATGATCGATCGCGCCTTAGAAACGATCGAACGCAATGCGGAAACTCAGGCGCAGTTAGTTGAAGATATTTTAGACGTGTCGAAGATTATTCGCGGCAAGCTGCGGCTGAATTATCGGGCGGTGCATCCGATTGCTGTGATTCAAGCTGCGATCGATGCCGTCCGTCCTCAAATCGAGGCAAAATCGATTTTACTCGAAACAGAGTTTGAACCCGATTTACCGAGCCTTTGGGGAGATTCGACCCGATTGCAGCAGATTATCTGGAATTTGCTCACAAATGCGGTGAAATTTACGCCATCCGAGGGACAAATTACCATTCGTCTCACGTTGGATGATGCGAACATGGCGAAAATTGCTGTGATGGATACGGGCATGGGGATTGAGTCAGAATTTTTGCCGCATGTGTTCGATCGCTTTCGCCAAGCAGACAGTACTACGACTCGATCGCATAATGGGCTAGGCTTAGGGCTCGCGATCGTGCGACATTTGGTCGAAATGCATGGAGGAACGATCGCAGCGGATAGTCCAGGAGCAGGATTAGGAGCGACGTTCACGGTGCGATTGCCGCTCTTGAATTCGAGCGAGTTGCAGGATAAATTGCCAGGGGACTCTCTGATGTCAGTAGACACTGCTCAGAAAGTGATCTGGTAA
- a CDS encoding HPP family protein — protein sequence MKSLLVKNISQARRRVRSQNFRTMGSSIYQPEFSYSQIFLSWMGSFLGIATLAYLSVHTQYPLIAAPFGATAVLAFAVPDSPLAQPRNLIGGNLIGAIVCITLVGSVLDMWIYGRMKTMC from the coding sequence ATGAAATCCTTACTTGTAAAGAATATTAGTCAGGCAAGACGACGAGTGCGATCGCAAAATTTCAGGACGATGGGAAGCTCAATCTATCAGCCTGAATTTTCTTACTCTCAAATCTTCTTATCTTGGATGGGGAGCTTCTTAGGAATTGCAACACTCGCTTATTTATCTGTACATACTCAATATCCTTTAATTGCGGCTCCGTTTGGTGCAACCGCTGTGCTTGCATTTGCTGTTCCGGATAGCCCGCTTGCCCAGCCCCGCAACCTGATTGGTGGTAATCTCATCGGCGCGATCGTCTGCATTACTTTGGTGGGTAGTGTTCTAGATATGTGGATATATGGCAGAATGAAAACGATGTGTTAG
- the ribE gene encoding riboflavin synthase: protein MFTGLVQTVGHLAVLNPEQVKISGSAMSVILQGLELGDSVAVDGVCLTVTEILDDGFVADVSPETVNRTTLGRAADSAKSVNLETSLRVGSKLGGHFVTGHVDGVGTFHSAAESATSWEMRFNTESDQVARYILPKGSISVNGISLTVANCAPDGSWFTVAVIPHTYAATNLCELKPGDWVNLEGDILGKYVERFLRGEKPGAEVPDRVSMDFLAEHGYV, encoded by the coding sequence GTGTTTACAGGACTTGTACAAACGGTTGGTCATTTAGCAGTTCTCAATCCCGAACAGGTAAAAATTTCGGGGTCTGCAATGTCGGTGATTTTGCAGGGTTTAGAACTCGGCGATAGTGTCGCAGTGGATGGAGTTTGTTTGACCGTTACGGAGATTCTCGATGATGGGTTTGTCGCAGATGTTTCTCCGGAAACGGTGAATCGTACAACTCTCGGACGCGCGGCAGATAGTGCAAAATCGGTGAATTTGGAAACTTCGCTGCGGGTCGGCAGTAAATTAGGCGGGCATTTTGTCACAGGGCATGTGGATGGGGTAGGAACGTTTCATTCTGCGGCTGAGTCTGCGACGTCTTGGGAGATGCGCTTCAATACGGAGAGTGATCAAGTTGCTCGCTACATTTTGCCGAAAGGGAGTATTTCCGTCAATGGCATTAGTTTGACTGTGGCAAATTGTGCGCCGGATGGTTCCTGGTTTACCGTTGCAGTCATTCCTCACACTTATGCTGCAACGAATTTGTGTGAACTGAAGCCTGGGGATTGGGTGAATTTAGAAGGCGATATTTTAGGAAAATATGTAGAGCGGTTTTTGCGGGGTGAGAAACCGGGAGCAGAAGTGCCCGATCGCGTTTCGATGGATTTTTTGGCGGAGCATGGCTACGTTTAG
- a CDS encoding CheR family methyltransferase, translating into MLSQSPTLEDIEVQLLFDGIYRYYGYDFRNYASSSRRRRVQNFMQSERIETISALQEKVLHDRATLDRFLLNLTVNVTSMFRDPSFFLTFRNVVLPMLRTYPFIRIWHAGCSTGEEVYSMAILLQEAGIYHRCRIYATDTNEKALQAAKTGIFSLSAMQEYTQQYLKAGGSKSFSEYYTAAYENAIFRASLRDNIVFSQHNLVTDGSFNEFNVILCRNVLIYFDRVLQNRVHELFYQSLCPFGILALGRQESLRFTAYHDRYEPLSTSEKLYRRLD; encoded by the coding sequence ATGCTGTCACAGTCGCCTACCCTCGAAGATATTGAAGTTCAACTGCTGTTTGATGGCATTTATCGCTACTACGGCTATGATTTTCGCAACTATGCCTCTTCATCTCGGAGACGAAGAGTGCAAAATTTTATGCAGTCTGAAAGAATCGAGACAATCTCAGCATTACAGGAAAAAGTCTTGCACGATCGCGCCACGCTCGATCGCTTCTTGCTCAACTTGACCGTCAATGTCACCTCTATGTTTCGCGATCCGAGCTTCTTTCTGACCTTCAGAAACGTCGTCTTGCCTATGTTGCGCACTTATCCCTTTATTCGGATTTGGCACGCAGGCTGCTCAACCGGAGAAGAAGTGTATTCCATGGCAATTTTATTGCAAGAAGCAGGCATCTACCATCGCTGTCGGATCTACGCAACCGACACTAATGAGAAAGCATTGCAAGCTGCCAAGACTGGAATATTTTCACTGTCTGCAATGCAAGAATATACGCAGCAATATCTCAAAGCAGGAGGTAGCAAATCATTCTCTGAGTACTATACAGCCGCGTACGAAAATGCGATTTTTCGCGCTTCGCTGCGCGACAACATTGTCTTCTCGCAGCATAATCTTGTGACTGATGGATCATTCAATGAATTCAATGTAATTTTGTGCCGCAATGTCTTGATTTACTTCGATCGTGTCTTACAAAATCGCGTGCATGAGCTGTTTTATCAAAGCCTCTGCCCTTTTGGCATTTTGGCATTAGGACGGCAAGAATCCCTCCGATTTACGGCGTATCACGATCGCTACGAACCCCTTTCAACCTCTGAGAAGCTTTATCGGAGGTTAGACTAA